In Citrus sinensis cultivar Valencia sweet orange chromosome 4, DVS_A1.0, whole genome shotgun sequence, one DNA window encodes the following:
- the LOC102630362 gene encoding UDP-galactose/UDP-glucose transporter 3, with protein MENHGSGFRRVLLLAFCVAGIWSAYIYQGILQETLSTKRFGPDGKRFQHLAFLNLAQNVVCLIWSYIMLKLWSSNAGGAPWWTYWSAGITNTIGPAMGIEALKYISYPAQVLAKSSKMIPVMLMGTLVYGIRYTLPEYICTLLVAGGVSSFALMKTSSKTISKLAHPNAPLGYGLCFLNLAFDGFTNATQDSITARYPKTSAWDIMLGMNLWGTIYNLFYMFGWPHGSGFEAIQFCKQHPEAAWDIFFYCLCGAVGQNFIFLTISRFGSLTNTTITTTRKFVSIVVSSVLSGNPLSSKQWGCVLMVFSGLSYQIYLKWRKLQRLQKKRKPM; from the exons ATGGAAAACCACGGCAGTGGTTTCCGGCGTGTGTTACTCTTGGCATTTTGCGTTGCCGGTATTTGGTCAGCTTACATTTACCAAGGCATTCTTCAAGAAACtct gtCGACGAAGCGATTCGGTCCAGATGGGAAGAGGTTTCAGCATCTGGCATTTCTAAACTTGGCTCAGAATGTGGTCTGTTTAATTTGGTCTTATATAA TGCTTAAGCTTTGGTCTAGTAATGCTGGCGGTGCTCCTTGGTGGACCTACTGGAGTGCTGGCATTACAAATACAATTGGCCCTGCAATGGGTATTGAGGCTTTGAAGTATATTAGTTACCCAGCTCAG GTTCTGGCAAAATCCTCAAAAATGATTCCAG TAATGCTGATGGGTACCCTTGTTTATGGTATACGATACACTTTGCCAGAGTATATTTGTACTCTCCTTGTTGCTGGAGGAGTATCTTCCTTTGCACTCATGAAG ACTAGCTCAAAGACTATCAGCAAGCTAGCACATCCAAATGCGCCTCTTGGATATGGGCTTTGTTTTCTGAACCTCGCTTTTGATGGATTTACAAATGCTACTCAGGATTCAATTACTGCACG GTATCCAAAGACAAGCGCTTGGGATATAATGTTGGGAATGAATTTATGGGGAACCATATACAACTTGTTCTACATGTTTGGCTGGCCACATGGAAGTGGATTCGAGGCTATCCAGTTCTGCAAGCAGCATCCAGAGGCAGCCTGggatatttttttctattgctTATGTGGTGCAGTGGGTCAGAATTTCATCTTTCTAACTATTAGCCGATTCGGCTCCCTCACTAACACCACCATCACCACCACACGCAAGTTTGTCAGCATTGTGGTGTCTTCTGTGCTGAGTGGCAATCCCCTGTCATCAAAACAATGGGGATGCGTTCTCATGGTCTTCTCTGGGCTGTCATACCAGATCTATCTGAAATGGAGGAAGCTGCAAAGACTACAGAAGAAGAGGAAGCCCATGTGA
- the LOC102630673 gene encoding probable serine/threonine-protein kinase PBL11 isoform X2 — protein MGNCLRKNPQDPNRQLDIARPPAAVTRIPRQNRTSTVEEKRTPSDSSKAVQENRRKHRRRDYRLREWKTSVFSSSQKEKHSKKYRERTMPESLPVAARDLPAVSFHRDEVFHAYKLKYFCHGLLEAATRKFSEKNLIGQGGFGDVYIGYINSCAMTAARRKNADFAVAVKRLRRKGSQGQDEWENELRFLSRLNHPNVVKLMGYCCDDQHRLLVYEYVTRGSLEDHLLNEDDTELNWERRIKIALGAARGLEHLHTYWRPVIHRDVKASNVLLDDDFNAKISDFGLAKFGPLGDKSHISTRVLGTRGYFAPEYIATGHLTLKTDVYSFGVVLLEILSGKTAAMRRTNGLAGNWAKPYLSNKLALHQIIDEKLGRNIQMEEAQEFAEIILRCLNSDPKNRPTMSEVVAALEQLQLNMGSCYQTSLRTSTHTTRTRSFEQRPLKQRMSNLVI, from the exons ATGGGAAATTGTCTAAGGAAAAATCCTCAAGACCCCAATCGACAGCTTGACATTGCTCGACCTCCTGCTGCTG TGACTCGAATTCCTCGTCAGAATCGAACGTCTACAGTCGAAGAGAAAAGGACTCCATCTGATTCATCAAAAGCTGTACAAG AAAATCGTCGTAAACATCGTAGACGTGACTACCGACTCCGAGAGTGGAAAACTtctgttttctcaagttcacaGAAAG AAAAGCACAGTAAGAAGTACAGAGAGCGTACCATGCCGGAGAGTTTGCCCGTTGCTGCAAGAGATCTCCCCGCTGTGTCGTTCCACCGGGATGAAGTTTTTCATGCTTACAAGCTCAAGTACTTTTGCCATGGACTGTTGGAGGCTGCCACCCGTAAatttagtgaaaaaaatttgattggcCAGGGCGGTTTTGGTGATGTTTATATAGGATATATCAATTCCTGTGCAATGACTGctgcaagaagaaaaaatgctGATTTTGCTGTTGCTGTCAAGAGACTCAGAAGAAAAGGATCTCAGGGCCAGGACGAATGGGAG aatgaattgagatttttgagCAGATTAAATCATCCTAATGTAGTGAAGCTGATGGGATACTGCTGTGACGATCAACACAGATTGTTGGTTTACGAGTATGTGACTAGAGGAAGTTTGGAAGATCATCTCTTGAATG AAGATGATACAGAGCTAAACTGGGAAAGAAGGATCAAAATAGCTTTAGGAGCAGCAAGGGGCTTAGAACACCTTCATACTTACTGGAGGCCAGTCATTCATCGTGATGTCAAAGCTTCGAATGTCCTGCTAGATGAC GATTTCAATGCCAAAATTTCAGACTTTGGACTGGCTAAGTTTGGACCTCTAGGTGACAAGTCCCACATCTCCACAAGGGTCCTTGGCACCAGAGGATATTTCGCTCCTGAATACATCGCAACAG GGCATTTGACCCTAAAAACAGATGTATACAGTTTTGGAGTTGTTCTCCTAGAGATACTCTCTGGCAAAACTGCAGCCATGAGACGAACAAATGGGTTGGCAGGAAATTGGGCAAAGCCTTATCTTAGCAACAAGCTGGCACTACATCAAATTATCGACGAGAAACTAGGAAGGAACATCCAGATGGAAGAAGCTCAAGAGTTTGCTGAAATCATACTCAGATGCCTTAATTCAGACCCCAAGAATCGGCCAACAATGAGTGAAGTTGTAGCTGCTCTGGAGCAACTACAGCTAAACATGGGTAGCTGCTATCAGACCTCACTTAGAACATCTACACACACAACAAGGACCCGCTCTTTTGAACAGCGTCCACTAAAGCAAAGAATGTCAAATCTTGTAATCTAA
- the LOC102631386 gene encoding probable serine/threonine-protein kinase PBL3: MGNCLQHSSARVDSTQSPRATSGASRISTRSSHSSAPSTLPIPPSKEKGNSESLPTPKSEGEILSSSNLKAFTFNELKTATRNFRPDSLLGEGGFGFVYKGWIDQHSLSPAKPGSGMVVAVKKLKPEGFQGHKEWLTEVNYLGQLHHPNLVKLIGYCLEGENRLLVYEFMPKGSLENHLFRRGPQPLSWAVRMKVAIGAAKGLTFLHDAESQVIYRDFKASNILLDAEFNAKLSDFGLAKAGPTGDRTHVSTQVMGTHGYAAPEYVATGRLTTKSDVYSFGVVLLELLSGRCAVDKTKVGIEQSLVDWAKPYLSDKRKLFRIMDTKLGGQYPQKAAHTAATLALQCLNNEPKLRPRMSEVLAILERLEAPKNSAKLSQSEPHRQTGPVTVRKSPMRQQRSPLNMTPTASPLPSHRQSPRVR, translated from the exons ATGGGAAACTGTTTACAGCATTCTTCAGCTAGAGTGGATTCCACCCAGAGCCCCCGCGCTACTTCTG GAGCCTCAAGAATTTCCACTAGATCTAGTCATTCTTCTGCCCCTTCCACCCTTCCCATTCCAccttcaaaagaaaaaggcaatTCTGAAAGTCTTCCAACTCCAAAGTCTGAGGGTGAAATATTGTCGTCCTCAAATTTGAAAGCCTTCACATTCAATGAGCTCAAGACTGCCACCAGAAACTTCCGTCCCGACAGTCTTCTCGGCGAAGGTGGATTTGGTTTTGTTTACAAAGGATGGATTGATCAACACTCACTTTCACCTGCTAAGCCTGGATCAGGAATGGTCGTTGCTGTCAAGAAGCTTAAACCTGAAGGTTTCCAAGGACACAAGGAGTGGTTG ACAGAAGTTAATTATCTTGGCCAGCTTCATCATCCAAATCTGGTTAAGCTAATTGGGTATTGCTTGGAGGGTGAGAATCGGCTTCTGGTCTATGAGTTCATGCCCAAAGGGAGCCTAGAGAATCATTTGTTTAGAA GAGGACCACAGCCACTTTCTTGGGCAGTGAGGATGAAAGTGGCTATAGGTGCTGCTAAAGGGCTCACTTTCCTTCACGATGCAGAATCACAAGTTATATATCGTGATTTCAAGGCATCTAATATTCTACTAGATGCG GAATTCAATGCCAAACTTTCTGATTTTGGTTTGGCCAAGGCTGGGCCCACTGGTGATAGGACTCATGTTTCCACCCAAGTTATGGGTACTCATGGCTATGCAGCACCTGAATATGTTGCTACAG GTCGGCTTACAACTAAAAGTGATGTCTACAGCTTCGGAGTTGTTTTGCTTGAACTATTGTCTGGGCGATGTGCTGtagataaaacaaaagttggtATTGAGCAGAGTCTAGTAGACTGGGCAAAACCATATTTGTCTGACAAAAGGAAATTATTTCGCATCATGGACACCAAGTTGGGAGGCCAGTACCCCCAGAAAGCAGCCCATACAGCTGCTACCCTTGCCTTACAGTGCTTAAATAACGAACCTAAACTTAGGCCTCGGATGTCTGAGGTTTTAGCAATACTAGAGCGACTTGAAGCCCCCAAAAATTCAGCCAAACTCTCCCAGTCTGAACCACATAGGCAGACTGGCCCAGTTACAGTACGCAAGTCACCAATGAGGCAGCAGCGTTCTCCACTGAATATGACACCAACTGCATCGCCATTGCCATCACACCGGCAATCTCCACGAGTAAGATGA
- the LOC107177614 gene encoding uncharacterized protein LOC107177614 — translation MAIVYGDFMYYVKLKQPIVDREELEHLYSELRCVGVTAFVQIFHEVEYKLIDCLHDGSRTDLGSFHNSESDERSCKFVIGDSTDFFTAVRGLSENLSSLGVDGTVFCNIVNAIIDYGRHRRKHVANRGRKVLPLHVSIKKGKRVYLHYGRYLMHMATIRESTAQHTDDGVVPASVPALGKLLKRVRMDEGESENPSRRTTTTESDDEKGLKQNYCCTLCLGDFGSSAISMPCSHLFHGGCIFRWLSMSHYCPACGYQVPTSDQNQHHV, via the coding sequence ATGGCTATAGTTTACGGTGATTTTATGTATTATGTTAAACTAAAGCAACCCATCGTAGACAGAGAGGAGTTAGAGCATCTCTATTCAGAATTACGTTGTGTTGGTGTAACCGCTTTTGTACAAATATTTCACGAAGTGGAGTACAAGCTAATAGATTGTTTACACGACGGAAGCAGAACAGACTTGGGCTCTTTTCATAACTCAGAGTCCGACGAAAGAAGTTGTAAATTTGTTATTGGTGATTCGACCGACTTCTTTACAGCAGTACGTGGTCTTTCAGAGAATTTATCATCTTTGGGAGTCGATGGAACAGTGTTCTGTAACATTGTAAATGCGATTATCGACTACGGTCGCCATAGACGCAAGCATGTGGCAAATAGGGGCCGCAAAGTATTGCCATTGCATGTCAGCATCAAGAAAGGGAAGAGGGTGTATCTCCATTACGGCAGATATTTGATGCATATGGCCACCATCAGAGAATCAACAGCTCAACATACAGACGACGGCGTGGTGCCTGCGAGTGTGCCAGCCTTGGGGAAGCTGCTTAAGAGGGTTAGAATGGACGAGGGTGAAAGTGAAAATCCTTCAAGAAGGACCACAACTACTGAAAGTGATGATGAAAAAGGCCTGAAGCAAAATTATTGCTGCACCCTATGTTTGGGGGATTTTGGATCATCGGCGATAAGCATGCCTTGTTCCCATTTGTTTCATGGGGGTTGCATTTTCAGGTGGCTATCAATGAGTCATTACTGCCCAGCTTGCGGATATCAAGTGCCCACTTCTGATCAGAACCAGCACCATGTTTAA
- the LOC102606787 gene encoding vacuolar protein sorting-associated protein 29 — protein sequence MVLVLAIGDLHIPHRASDLPQKFKSMLVPGKIQHIICTGNLSIKEVHDYLKSLCPDLHVTRGEYDEDSRYPETKTLTIGQFKLGICHGHQVIPWGDLDSLAMLQRQLDVDILVTGHTHQFKAYKHEGGVVINPGSATGAYSSFTFDVNPSFVLMDIDGLRVVVYVYELIDGEVKVDKIDFKKTATTRLAH from the exons ATGGTGTTAGTATTAGCAATCGGAGACCTTCACATTCCTCACCGTGCATCTGACCTGCCCCAAAAGTTCAAATCTATGCTCGTTCCTGGAAAAATTCAGCACATCATTTGTACTGGCAATCTCTCTATCAAA GAAGTCCAtgattatttgaagagtctttgTCCTGATTTGCATGTCACTCGAGGTGAATATGATGAAGATTCACGTTATCCCGAAACTAAGACACTCACCATTGGGCAATTCAAGCTTGGAATCTGCCATGGTCATCAG GTTATTCCATGGGGGGACTTGGATTCGCTGGCAATGCTGCAAAGGCAGTTGGATGTGGACATCCTTGTGACTGGTCATACCCATCAGTTCAAAGCCTACAAACATGAAGGTGGTGTTGTTATAAATCCTGGCTCTGCAACTGGTGCCTACAGTAGCTTTACATTTGATGTAAACCCAAGCTTTGTACTCATGGACATTGATGGTCTGCGAGTTGTGGTTTATGTATACGAATTAATTGACGGTGAAGTAAAGGTtgacaaaattgattttaagaaGACTGCCACTACTCGATTAGCACACTGA
- the LOC102630673 gene encoding probable serine/threonine-protein kinase PBL11 isoform X1 → MGNCLRKNPQDPNRQLDIARPPAAGVTRIPRQNRTSTVEEKRTPSDSSKAVQENRRKHRRRDYRLREWKTSVFSSSQKEKHSKKYRERTMPESLPVAARDLPAVSFHRDEVFHAYKLKYFCHGLLEAATRKFSEKNLIGQGGFGDVYIGYINSCAMTAARRKNADFAVAVKRLRRKGSQGQDEWENELRFLSRLNHPNVVKLMGYCCDDQHRLLVYEYVTRGSLEDHLLNEDDTELNWERRIKIALGAARGLEHLHTYWRPVIHRDVKASNVLLDDDFNAKISDFGLAKFGPLGDKSHISTRVLGTRGYFAPEYIATGHLTLKTDVYSFGVVLLEILSGKTAAMRRTNGLAGNWAKPYLSNKLALHQIIDEKLGRNIQMEEAQEFAEIILRCLNSDPKNRPTMSEVVAALEQLQLNMGSCYQTSLRTSTHTTRTRSFEQRPLKQRMSNLVI, encoded by the exons ATGGGAAATTGTCTAAGGAAAAATCCTCAAGACCCCAATCGACAGCTTGACATTGCTCGACCTCCTGCTGCTG gaGTGACTCGAATTCCTCGTCAGAATCGAACGTCTACAGTCGAAGAGAAAAGGACTCCATCTGATTCATCAAAAGCTGTACAAG AAAATCGTCGTAAACATCGTAGACGTGACTACCGACTCCGAGAGTGGAAAACTtctgttttctcaagttcacaGAAAG AAAAGCACAGTAAGAAGTACAGAGAGCGTACCATGCCGGAGAGTTTGCCCGTTGCTGCAAGAGATCTCCCCGCTGTGTCGTTCCACCGGGATGAAGTTTTTCATGCTTACAAGCTCAAGTACTTTTGCCATGGACTGTTGGAGGCTGCCACCCGTAAatttagtgaaaaaaatttgattggcCAGGGCGGTTTTGGTGATGTTTATATAGGATATATCAATTCCTGTGCAATGACTGctgcaagaagaaaaaatgctGATTTTGCTGTTGCTGTCAAGAGACTCAGAAGAAAAGGATCTCAGGGCCAGGACGAATGGGAG aatgaattgagatttttgagCAGATTAAATCATCCTAATGTAGTGAAGCTGATGGGATACTGCTGTGACGATCAACACAGATTGTTGGTTTACGAGTATGTGACTAGAGGAAGTTTGGAAGATCATCTCTTGAATG AAGATGATACAGAGCTAAACTGGGAAAGAAGGATCAAAATAGCTTTAGGAGCAGCAAGGGGCTTAGAACACCTTCATACTTACTGGAGGCCAGTCATTCATCGTGATGTCAAAGCTTCGAATGTCCTGCTAGATGAC GATTTCAATGCCAAAATTTCAGACTTTGGACTGGCTAAGTTTGGACCTCTAGGTGACAAGTCCCACATCTCCACAAGGGTCCTTGGCACCAGAGGATATTTCGCTCCTGAATACATCGCAACAG GGCATTTGACCCTAAAAACAGATGTATACAGTTTTGGAGTTGTTCTCCTAGAGATACTCTCTGGCAAAACTGCAGCCATGAGACGAACAAATGGGTTGGCAGGAAATTGGGCAAAGCCTTATCTTAGCAACAAGCTGGCACTACATCAAATTATCGACGAGAAACTAGGAAGGAACATCCAGATGGAAGAAGCTCAAGAGTTTGCTGAAATCATACTCAGATGCCTTAATTCAGACCCCAAGAATCGGCCAACAATGAGTGAAGTTGTAGCTGCTCTGGAGCAACTACAGCTAAACATGGGTAGCTGCTATCAGACCTCACTTAGAACATCTACACACACAACAAGGACCCGCTCTTTTGAACAGCGTCCACTAAAGCAAAGAATGTCAAATCTTGTAATCTAA